A genomic region of Solanum dulcamara chromosome 2, daSolDulc1.2, whole genome shotgun sequence contains the following coding sequences:
- the LOC129880792 gene encoding cytochrome c oxidase assembly protein COX11, mitochondrial-like: protein MSLFRLSRRVNPLLSLNRTHHYPLSTSREYLEIVVSKDINIGAINNKYGQIFDFGYRGFTSRCELNKSTLHNCKWPSLLRGQSTVRSWPVLNLRHHYVTQATATDNKSRKMLFYLVGLVFAMVGASYAAVPLYRRFCQATGYGGTIQRRESVEEKIARHEKDGRVTSREIAVQFNADVADGMPWKFIPTQREVRVKPGESALAFYTAENRSSTPITGVSTYNVTPMKAAVYFNKIQCFCFEEQRLLPGEQIDMPVFFYIDPEFETDPKMDGINNLILSYTFFKVPDK, encoded by the exons ATGTCACTTTTCAGGCTCTCTAGAAGAGTCAATCCTTTACTTTCTTTAAACAGGACTCATCATTATCCGCTTTCCACATCCAG GGAATATCTTGAAATTGTAGTGTCAAAAGATATAAATATTGGGGCAATCAACAATAAATATGGACAAATCTTTGATTTTGGATATCGAGGTTTCACATCAAGATGTGAGCTTAACAAATCTACACTTCACAACTGTAAATGGCCCTCCCTTTTGAGAGGGCAGAGTACAGTTAGGTCTTGGCCAGTGTTGAATCTTCGTCATCATTATGTAACTCAGGCTACTGCAACAGATAATAAATCAAGGAAGATGCTCTTTTATTTGGTGGGTTTAGTTTTTGCTATGGTAGGGGCTAGCTATGCTGCAGTTCCTCTGTACAGGAGATTCTGCCAAGCCACGGGATATGGAGGTACAATTCAACGTCGGGAG agtgttgaagaaaagatTGCCCGACATGAGAAAGATGGAAGAGTTACTTCCAG GGAGATTGCAGTACAATTCAATGCTGATGTAGCAGACGGGATGCCTTGGAAGTTTATTCCAACACAGCGTGAG GTAAGAGTAAAACCAGGAGAGAGCGCTCTTGCCTTTTACACTGCTGAAAATCGAAGCTCGACTCCTATTACAGGTGTATCAACATACAATGTAACCCCCATGAAG GCTGCTGTGTATTTCAATAAAATACAATGTTTTTGCTTTGAGGAACAGCGATTGCTTCCTGGGGAGCAGATTGACATGCCT GTTTTCTTTTACATTGATCCCGAGTTTGAAACCGACCCCAAAATGGATGGCATCAACAATTTGATCCTATCATACACATTCTTTAAGGTCCCGGACAAATAA